The genomic DNA GAAGCCACCCCCTTCTGACCACGCAAGACCGTCGCCGCCACAACCGCCTGTCTTGGATGTTGCCGCTAACAATCCTTCTTGCCATACGGGAAACCTGCGGCATAGGGTGGTGAGATCATATTAGTCGGAGCAGCCCATGACCGCCACCCGAACTGCCGTCGAAGCCAACAGCATTGTCAAAGCCTTCGGGCAAGGTGCTGTGGCGATCAAGGCATTGGATAACGTTTCAGTACAGATCAAACAGGGGGAGTTTTTCACCCTGCTCGGCCCCTCTGGATGCGGCAAAACCACACTTTTGCGCCTGATTGCGGGGTTTGATACCCCCACCTCTGGTCAGATTTTGCTGGATGGCACCGATATCACCCATCTGCCGCCAAACAAGCGCCCTGTGAACACGGTGTTTCAAAGCTATGCGCTGTTTCCGCATCTGACCGTTGCCGAAAACATCGCTTTTGGATTGCAGATGCAGGGCCGCCCCAAGGCCGAGGTGACCGAGAGCGTGGCCCGCATGCTGGCCCTCGTTCAGTTGGAACCAATGGCCAAGCGCAAGACCAGCCAGCTTTCGGGCGGCCAGCAACAGCGCGTAGCGCTTGCCCGTGCATTGGCCCCCAGCCCCAAGGTTCTGCTGCTGGATGAACCGCTGTCCGCACTGGATTTGAAGCTGCGCAAGGAAATGCAGATCGAGCTGAAGCGTTTGCAAATGGAAACCGGCATCACTTTTGTCTTTGTCACCCATGACCAGGAAGAAGCGCTGACCATGTCGGACCGCATCGCCGTGATGAGCGCGGGCCATATCCAGCAAATCGGCGCCCCGCGTGATATCTATACCCGTCCCGCCAACCGTTTTGTCGCCAGCTTCATCGGGGAAACCAATTTCCTGAGCGGACAAAGCGATGGCACCACTGTCACTCTCGCCAATGGCGCAATAATGCCCCTCATCGCGCCCCAAGGCCGCATCAACCTTGCGATCCGCCCGGAACAGGTGCGCGTGGTCCCGCCGGGAACCGATGGGGCGATGCCTGCCCGCGTTGCCTCGACCGTGTATTTCGGCACCGACACCCACCTCCATCTGCATCTGGAGGGTGGAATAGATATCATCGCCCGCCAGCAAAGCCCGGCACAGGGCGGTGCGGCGATGGAAAAAGGCGAAGATGTCGGCGTCATCCTTGCCGAAGGTGCCCTGCAAGCGTTGGAGGATTAATATGTCAGCCGAAACCGACGCCGAAACCCGCAAGACCCGCAACGCATGGCTGTTGTCCACACCTGCGCTGGTGCTGTTGCTGTTTGCCGCCTCTGGGCCGCTGCTGATTGTGCTGACCTATTCCTTCCTTGCGCCAGGGGAATATGGCAATGTGATCTGGGATCTTGACCTGCGCGGCTGGATCTCTATCCTTTATACAAAGGATATCTTTGACGGGACCTATCATCTGGCCGACGCGCATCTGTCGATCTTCTGGCGATCGGTCAAACTGTCCTTGATGACCACGGCCATCACCTTCGCGGTGGGCTTTCCGACGGCTTGGTTCATCGCCACACGCTCGCCTGCACAACGCGCATTTTGGCTGTTCCTGATCACCATTCCGTTCTGGACCAACCTCTTGATCCGCACGGTGGCAATCAATGAGGTGATCCGCAATGAGGGGCTGTTCAACACCTTCCTGATCTGGCTGGGCGTGATCGCAGAGCCGATCCGCATCATCTATACCGATACCGCCGTGCTGATCGGCATGGCTTATGTCTATTTGCCCTTGATGGTCTTGCCGCTTTTCGCCGCCATTGACCGCTTTGATATGCGGCTGTTGGAGGCGGGATATGATCTTTATGCCAGTCGGGGCCAAGTGCTGCGCCGGGTGATCCTGCCTATTGTGAAACCGGGGATCGTGGCGGGGTCGATCCTTGTGTTCGTACCTTCGCTGGGGGCGTACGTTACGCCGCGCGTCTTGGGCGGCGGCAAGAACATGATGATCGGCAACTTTATTGAATTGCAATTCGGACAGGGGCGCAACTGGCCCTTGGGGGCGGCGCTCTCGATGACATTGCTTTGTGTGGTGATGGTGGCGCTGCTGATCTATGTGCGCGCGGCAAATAAGGGGGACAATCAACATGGCTAATCGTGCCTTTGAAGTGGCCCGCCTGCCCGGCTTTCGTACCATCGCATTGACGGGCTTTGTGCTGCTTTACCTGCCGATCATCACGCTTGTGGTTTACAGCTTCAACGCAGGGCAATCGGTCGCGGTCTGGGAGGGGTTCTCGCTCGATTGGTACGCCAAGGCGTGGCAGAATGAAGCGGTGAAAGGGGCGACCTACCGGTCCCTGATTATCGCGGCGGCGGCATCGGGAATTGCAACGACGGTGGCGACAATGGCCGCACTTGGCACCACGCGGCGCAAGGCATTCAAGGGCCAAACCGTGATTTATGTGATGATCAACCAGCCGCTTATGGTCCCCGAGATCGTCACCGCCGTGGCGCTTTTGATCTTCTTTGCCTCGATCAAAGTGCTGACCGGCTATACTGGGCTTTGGTATCTGATTATTGCCCATGCCGCCTTTTGCGTCCCCTTTGCCTATCTGCCGATCCGCGCGCGCCTAGAGGGGATGGACCTGACATTGGAAACTGCCGCCGGCGATCTTTATGCCAGCCATTGGCAGACGTTTCGCTATGTGACCCTGCCCCTGATGCTGCCGGGGATCATTGCGGGTGCGATGCTGGCCTTTGTCATCAGCCTTGATGATGTAGTGATCACCGAGTTTGTCAAATCCGGCGGGCAAGACACCTTGCCTACCTATATGCTGGGCCAAATGCGCCGCGCCATCACGCCAGAGGTCAACGCGATCTCGACGGTGCTGCTGGCGCTAACGGTGGTGCTGCTGACCGCATTTTTCCTACTGACGCGCAAAAATGAAAAATAATAACCAACGGAGAGAGCCATGAAAAATATCATAACGGCAACCGCAGTTTTACTGGCAAGCACATCGCTTGCCGCAGCCGAAGGCGAGTTGCAGCTTTATAATTGGGGGAATTATACCTCTCCCGAGTTGATCAAGAAATTCGAGGCCGATACCGGCATCAAGGTCACCGTGACCGATTACGACAGCAACACTGCCGCCCTCGCCAAGGTAGAGGCAGGCGGATCAGGGTTTGACCTTGTTGTGCCCTCGGCCAATTACGTCCAAATCTGGGTCAGCAAGGGCCTTGTGCAAGAGCTGGACGACAGCAAGCTGCCGAACAAAGGCAATATTGCCGCCGAATGGGTGAATGTCCCTTGGGACGAGGGGCGCAAATATTCGGTTCCGTGGCAGTGGGGGTCGGTTGGCGTTGCGGTCAATACCTCGGTCTATAGCGGTGACATCAATACATCAGACATCTTTTTGCGCGTCCCCGATGAGCTGAAAGGCAAGATCAACGTCGTGCCGGAAATGACCGATGTGCTGAATATGGCGATCTTCAATGTCGGCGGTGAGGCCTGTACCGAAGATGTCGAGGTGCTGAAGAAAGTGCGCGATCTGCTGCTTGCGGCCAAAGAGGATTGGCTGTCGATGGATTATGGCGCGACCGAAAAACTGTCCAATAATGACTGGGCGGCCTCGGTCAACTGGAGCGGGTCGAGCATGCGGGCGCGGGTTGCCAACCCTGATGTGGCGTTCGGATACCCTAAAGAGGGCTATCCGTTGTTCATGGATTCGGTGGCGTTGCTGTCGGATGCCAAGAACGTGGACAATGCCTATACATTCATCAACTACATCATGGAGCCGGAACACGCGGCCATGATTTCGGCCTTTGCACGTTATGCCAACGGGATTGCAGGGTCTGACGAATATATGCCCGAAGATATGAAAACCGCGCCAGAAGTGGTGGCCCCTGCAGAACACGCCAAAGCGGGGCGGTTTCTGCCAACCTGCGGCGCGAAATCGCAAGAATATCTGACCGCGATCTGGACCGAACTGCAGAAGTAAGAAGATCGGTTTGGCAGGGACATCGAGCCCCTGCCAAACCGTGGGTGACGGCGGTGACCGACAGCTTTGAAACGGCTGCCGGTCCCCGTATCAGATTTGTTTTTCAGGCATCTGGACGCGCAAACCGTCCAATGCATCCGTTACCTTGATCTGGCACGTCAGACGGGAACGCGTTGTGTCCGGCTCAAACGCGAAGTCGAGCATATCCTCTTCCATGCCATCCTTGGGCGGAAGCTTATCAACCCAAGCCGGATCGACATAAACGTGGCAGGTCGAACAGGCACAAGCCCCGCCGCAATCCGCCTCGATCCCGGGAATGCCATTGTCGCGCGCACCTTCCATAACGGTCAGGCCGGTTTTGACCTCAACCACATGCTCTTTGCCACCGAATTCCACATAGGTAATCTTTGCCATGCTGGTCCCTTATCCCTTAATGCGGCCTGCTCAAGGCCCTCTTGTGCAGGTTTACGGCAATACGCAGGGATTTGCCAGACAGTCAAAAGGCACAAAATGCCGCGCAACCTGTGCAGAGCTGCGCTTCACATCGCGACGTTTCCCTCTATGCTATGGTAAAGGTCAACAATCAAAAGCACCCTCATGCAACCCACCGCCACCTTCGCATTTCTGGCGCTTGTTCTGATGGGCTGCCAGCCCGTACAGGCTCCTGTCCGCGCCCATGATCTAACGGCGGAGCTGTTCCCCAAGACCAACACCACCCCCCCAAGTAAGGGCGCCAATATTTGCTGGGCCGATGACGTGACCCCCGCGATTATCGAGACCGTGACCGAACAGATTCAGGTCCGGCCCCAGACGCTGGATGCAGAGGGCAATCTGGCCCAAACGGCGGTTTTTGAAACCAAAACCGCGCAGCATATCGTGCAAGACCGCCGCGAAGTTTGGTTCCGCATCCCTTGCCAGGAAGAGATGACCGTGGATTTCCTGTCCAGTCTGCAACGCGCGTTCAAGGCACGCGGGTATTACAAGGGCGGCCTGACGGGGCAGCTTGATGCCCAAACCCGCCGCGCGATCCGGCTTTATCAAGAACCGTTGGGCCTCGGCTCTGACAAGCTGTCGCTTGCCGCTGCCCGCCGCCTTGGCATCGCCGCGGGGGAGTTTGAGTGGTAGCAGGCCTGCCGAATAAAAAAAGGGCCCAGGATTACCCCGAGCCCTTCGCGCCAGAAACAAAAGCCTGTGGCTATTCCTCAATGCCGATCGCTACAAAGCGCGGATCACCCGCACGGCGCACCAGCAACAACAAGGACTTGCGGCCCGCATCGCGCGCCTCTGTCACCCGGTCTTGCAAATCCTGAACCCGCACGACCTTTTGCTGACCAGCCTCGGTGATCACATCGCCGACGCGCAAGCCTTTGGTGTAGGCTTCCGACAGCTCATCCACCGCGACCACGGCCAAGCCCGCAGCATCCGCAGGCAGGCCTAGCTCATCCGCGACATCAGAGGTCAACGGGCTTACCGTCAGCCCCATAACATCCGCGCTGCTTGGCGCCTCGGCATCCGGCCCAGTCGCCACAGGTGTGGCTTCGGCCGTTTCACGACGTCCCAAGGTGACGGAAAGCGTTTGGGTTTTGCCATCCCGCAAGACGATCACGCGCACGGCCTCCCCCACAGGGGCGTCGGCGACACGGCGCACCAGCTCACGCGTATCGGCGACATTGGCACCATCAAAGGAGGTGATGATATCGCCCGCAAGCACGCCAGCCTCACGTGCCGGACCTTCGGGTACATCAGTAATCAGCGCACCTTTGGCCTCTTTAAGGCCCATCGCCTCGGCCACATCCGGCGTCACGTCCTGAATTCGCACGCCAAGCCAGCCGCGCCGGGTCTCGCCAAACTCTTTCAGCTGTTTGACAACCTTTTGCACAACATTGGACGCCATCGAAAAACCGATCCCGATAGAGCCGCCCGTCGGGGACAGAATGGCAGTATTCACGCCCACAACCTGCCCGTCCATATTGAACAAAGGCCCGCCCGAGTTGCCCCGGTTGATCGCAGCATCGGTTTGCAGGTAATCATCATAGGTGCCGGAAAGCGCACGACCACGGGCCGAGATGATCCCCGCAGAAACAGAAAAGCCCTGCCCCAAGGGGTTGCCCATCGCCATCACCCAATCGCCGACACGCGACAGATCAGAATTGCCGAAAGGCACGAACGGCAGCGGTGTGTCGCTTTCCACTTTCAACAGCGCAATATCGGTTTTCGGATCGGTGCCGATCAGCTTAGCTTCCAGACGCTTGCCCGAAAAGAACTCGATCTCGATCTCATCCGCCTTATCGATCACATGGTTGTTGGTGACGATATAGCCGTCCTCGGAAATCACAAACCCCGAGCCAAGCGCCTCTGACCTGCGTGGGGCATTGCGGCCGTTACCGTTGCCATTGCGATCCAGAAAGTCCTGAAAGAAGTCCTGAAACGGTGAACCGGGCGGCACTTGCGGAACACCATCAGCGCGCGCAGCGACGGTGGTAGAGGTCGTGATATTGACGACCGCCGGGCTAACGCTTTGCGCAAGATCTGCAAAACCCTCAGGGGCGCCCCGCGCCTCGGTGAAAGTCGCTTGCGCCAACACAAGTGCGGCGCCCAAAACCAACGCGGTCAACCCGCGCATCATACCGGATTGGTGCGGCTGTTCCGCCGACCGGACGGTTGAAATGCTTCTCGATTGCACTCGATACTCCTTTTTCGCGGTTATCAGTCCTGCACCATGCCAAGTTAAGCAGCATGGCGACCATTGCAAGACTATCATCTACCTAGTCACGGCGCGGCGCAATTCAAACCACGTCCCAAAGCCGTCAACAGGATGTGAACGCCCTGTAATCTAAGGCACTGCAATAAAAAAAGCGCGGCTTCCGGAAAGGGGCAGGTTTTAGATAAAACCCGAAACCCCGACCAAAAGCCGCGCTTAACTGTCATTCCGTTGCCTTATTGGGCGGCATCGGCACCCGTGTCACTGCGCAGATAGTTGAAGAACTGGCTATCCGGTTGCATCACGATAGAGGAGTTTTCCCCCTTCAACGCCCGCTCATAACTGGTGAGGGAGCGGGTAAAGGCGAAGAATTCCGGATCACGACCAAAGGCTTCGGCATAGATCGCGTTGCGGGCACCGTCTGCCTCACCGCGGATCACTTCCGATTCCTTGCGCGCCTGCGATGTCAGTTCCACCACGGTCCGGTCAGCCGAGGCACGAACCCGCTGCGCGGCCTCGTTACCACGGGCGATTTCATCGGCGGCTTCGCGTTCACGTTCGGCACGCATCCGTGCGAAGGTTGCGGCAAGGTTTTGCTCTGGCAAATCAGTGCGGGTCAAACGCACGTCAACCACATCCACCCCAAGGCTAAGCGCCTGACGGCGGGCCTGATCGCGGATCAGGTTCATCAGGCTCGTCCGGTCCTCAGACAGCACGCGCTGCGATGGCACGGCACCCAAGACTTCACGAATGGCGGCGTTCAGGATCCGTTCGATCCGGACCTGTGCGGCGCGTACGCCCTCGGTGCCCACCGATTCCCGGAAGTTCACCAGATCGACGATGCGCCAGCGGGCGAATGCATCGACCACAAGGCGGCGGTCATCCAGCGGCGTCACTTCGAGCGGTTGGGTCAACAGGCCCAAAATCCGGCCGTCATAACGCACAACATCCTGAATAAGCGGCACTTTGAAACCAAGCCCCGGCTCTTCTTTGACGGCCTTAACCTGACCGAATTGCAGGACCAATACTTTTTCCCGTTCATCCACGATAAACACCGAGGACAGGATACCCGCGACGATAAGCACCAAGGCGGGTAGGATCATTGCAGATTTATTCATCAGTTGCTCCCTCCGCCGGTAGAGTTGGTGGCAGGTGTCAGATTGTTAAGCGGCAGATATGGCACAACACCCTGTGCTGCCCCTTCGCCCGAAACACCGTCAAGGATGACCTTGTTCATACCGCCAAGCACACCTTCCATGGTTTCCAGATACATCCGGCGACGGGTCACTTCCGGCGCTTTGACATATTCGGCATAGACGGACAGGAAGCGGCTTGCCTCCCCTTCCGCATCATTGACCACGCGGGCGCGGTAACCTTCGGCCTCTTCTGTCAACTGGGCAGAGGCACCACGCGCAGCCGCGGTAACGCGGTTTGCATAGGCATCAGCCTCTTTTTCCAGACGGTCGCGCTGCTGTTGGGCGGCCTGCACTTCGCGGAAGCTGTCGATAACTTCGCGCGGCGGGTCTGCCTTGTCAAAGTTCACACGCACCACATTGATGCCTGCCTCATAGCTGTCCAGCGTACCTTGTACGGCCGCCTGAAGATCCGAGGCGATCACACCACGGTCACGGTTCAAGACCGGAGCCAACTCTGACCGGGCGATAATATCGCGCATCGCGGATTCGGAAACAGCCCGCAGCGTGTCAGCCGGATCGCCCAGATTAAACAGGTAATCCGCCGGATTGGACACATTCCAGACGATCTGGAATTCAATATCAACGATGTTCTGATCGCGCGTCAGCATCAAGCCGCTGTCAAGCACGCCAGTACGGCCCGTGCCAACGTCTGTTTGACGTTCGCCCGTCACCTGCACGATTTCAGCCGTCACAAAGGGCCAAGGCGCAAAGTTCAGGCCCGGATTGCCGATGGTAGAAAATTCCCCCAACAACAACTCAACCGAGCGTTCTTCCGGCTTCACGGTATAGAAAGACGCAAAAGCCCAAAGGCCAAGCGCCACAACCCCGCCAAGCGCCAGCCCTTGTTTGGAAAACAAAGGCCCTGCCCCGCCGCCGCTGCCGCCAGAGCCGCCGCGATTGCCGCCGCGACCGCCCATCAGGACGCGGAGGTGCTCTTGCCCCTTCTTCATGATCTCGTCAATTTCAGGA from Pseudorhodobacter turbinis includes the following:
- a CDS encoding ABC transporter ATP-binding protein; protein product: MTATRTAVEANSIVKAFGQGAVAIKALDNVSVQIKQGEFFTLLGPSGCGKTTLLRLIAGFDTPTSGQILLDGTDITHLPPNKRPVNTVFQSYALFPHLTVAENIAFGLQMQGRPKAEVTESVARMLALVQLEPMAKRKTSQLSGGQQQRVALARALAPSPKVLLLDEPLSALDLKLRKEMQIELKRLQMETGITFVFVTHDQEEALTMSDRIAVMSAGHIQQIGAPRDIYTRPANRFVASFIGETNFLSGQSDGTTVTLANGAIMPLIAPQGRINLAIRPEQVRVVPPGTDGAMPARVASTVYFGTDTHLHLHLEGGIDIIARQQSPAQGGAAMEKGEDVGVILAEGALQALED
- a CDS encoding ABC transporter permease, with amino-acid sequence MSAETDAETRKTRNAWLLSTPALVLLLFAASGPLLIVLTYSFLAPGEYGNVIWDLDLRGWISILYTKDIFDGTYHLADAHLSIFWRSVKLSLMTTAITFAVGFPTAWFIATRSPAQRAFWLFLITIPFWTNLLIRTVAINEVIRNEGLFNTFLIWLGVIAEPIRIIYTDTAVLIGMAYVYLPLMVLPLFAAIDRFDMRLLEAGYDLYASRGQVLRRVILPIVKPGIVAGSILVFVPSLGAYVTPRVLGGGKNMMIGNFIELQFGQGRNWPLGAALSMTLLCVVMVALLIYVRAANKGDNQHG
- a CDS encoding ABC transporter permease gives rise to the protein MANRAFEVARLPGFRTIALTGFVLLYLPIITLVVYSFNAGQSVAVWEGFSLDWYAKAWQNEAVKGATYRSLIIAAAASGIATTVATMAALGTTRRKAFKGQTVIYVMINQPLMVPEIVTAVALLIFFASIKVLTGYTGLWYLIIAHAAFCVPFAYLPIRARLEGMDLTLETAAGDLYASHWQTFRYVTLPLMLPGIIAGAMLAFVISLDDVVITEFVKSGGQDTLPTYMLGQMRRAITPEVNAISTVLLALTVVLLTAFFLLTRKNEK
- a CDS encoding extracellular solute-binding protein, with translation MKNIITATAVLLASTSLAAAEGELQLYNWGNYTSPELIKKFEADTGIKVTVTDYDSNTAALAKVEAGGSGFDLVVPSANYVQIWVSKGLVQELDDSKLPNKGNIAAEWVNVPWDEGRKYSVPWQWGSVGVAVNTSVYSGDINTSDIFLRVPDELKGKINVVPEMTDVLNMAIFNVGGEACTEDVEVLKKVRDLLLAAKEDWLSMDYGATEKLSNNDWAASVNWSGSSMRARVANPDVAFGYPKEGYPLFMDSVALLSDAKNVDNAYTFINYIMEPEHAAMISAFARYANGIAGSDEYMPEDMKTAPEVVAPAEHAKAGRFLPTCGAKSQEYLTAIWTELQK
- a CDS encoding 2Fe-2S iron-sulfur cluster-binding protein, giving the protein MAKITYVEFGGKEHVVEVKTGLTVMEGARDNGIPGIEADCGGACACSTCHVYVDPAWVDKLPPKDGMEEDMLDFAFEPDTTRSRLTCQIKVTDALDGLRVQMPEKQI
- a CDS encoding peptidoglycan-binding domain-containing protein — translated: MQPTATFAFLALVLMGCQPVQAPVRAHDLTAELFPKTNTTPPSKGANICWADDVTPAIIETVTEQIQVRPQTLDAEGNLAQTAVFETKTAQHIVQDRREVWFRIPCQEEMTVDFLSSLQRAFKARGYYKGGLTGQLDAQTRRAIRLYQEPLGLGSDKLSLAAARRLGIAAGEFEW
- a CDS encoding Do family serine endopeptidase; the encoded protein is MRGLTALVLGAALVLAQATFTEARGAPEGFADLAQSVSPAVVNITTSTTVAARADGVPQVPPGSPFQDFFQDFLDRNGNGNGRNAPRRSEALGSGFVISEDGYIVTNNHVIDKADEIEIEFFSGKRLEAKLIGTDPKTDIALLKVESDTPLPFVPFGNSDLSRVGDWVMAMGNPLGQGFSVSAGIISARGRALSGTYDDYLQTDAAINRGNSGGPLFNMDGQVVGVNTAILSPTGGSIGIGFSMASNVVQKVVKQLKEFGETRRGWLGVRIQDVTPDVAEAMGLKEAKGALITDVPEGPAREAGVLAGDIITSFDGANVADTRELVRRVADAPVGEAVRVIVLRDGKTQTLSVTLGRRETAEATPVATGPDAEAPSSADVMGLTVSPLTSDVADELGLPADAAGLAVVAVDELSEAYTKGLRVGDVITEAGQQKVVRVQDLQDRVTEARDAGRKSLLLLVRRAGDPRFVAIGIEE
- the hflC gene encoding protease modulator HflC, translated to MNKSAMILPALVLIVAGILSSVFIVDEREKVLVLQFGQVKAVKEEPGLGFKVPLIQDVVRYDGRILGLLTQPLEVTPLDDRRLVVDAFARWRIVDLVNFRESVGTEGVRAAQVRIERILNAAIREVLGAVPSQRVLSEDRTSLMNLIRDQARRQALSLGVDVVDVRLTRTDLPEQNLAATFARMRAEREREAADEIARGNEAAQRVRASADRTVVELTSQARKESEVIRGEADGARNAIYAEAFGRDPEFFAFTRSLTSYERALKGENSSIVMQPDSQFFNYLRSDTGADAAQ
- the hflK gene encoding FtsH protease activity modulator HflK → MAGSGGPWGGSGGNRGDDGKDEGTRPNGGRRPGNDGPQIPEIDEIMKKGQEHLRVLMGGRGGNRGGSGGSGGGAGPLFSKQGLALGGVVALGLWAFASFYTVKPEERSVELLLGEFSTIGNPGLNFAPWPFVTAEIVQVTGERQTDVGTGRTGVLDSGLMLTRDQNIVDIEFQIVWNVSNPADYLFNLGDPADTLRAVSESAMRDIIARSELAPVLNRDRGVIASDLQAAVQGTLDSYEAGINVVRVNFDKADPPREVIDSFREVQAAQQQRDRLEKEADAYANRVTAAARGASAQLTEEAEGYRARVVNDAEGEASRFLSVYAEYVKAPEVTRRRMYLETMEGVLGGMNKVILDGVSGEGAAQGVVPYLPLNNLTPATNSTGGGSN